In Spiroplasma chinense, the DNA window CAGAAACATATTTAGAGGATGTTAAACTTGTAAATGAAGTAAGAAACATGTTTATGTATACTGGAACTTACAAAGGCAAAAAAATAACTATTGCTGGTAGTGGAATGGGATGTCCAAGTATTGGAATCTATTCTTACGAACTATTCAAATTCTATGATGTTGATAGCATTATTAGAATTGGAAGTGCAGGAAGTTATAAAGAAGGTATAAATGTTTACGACGTATATAACGTACAAGAATGTTTTGGTGAAAGTGATTTTGCAAAATTGGCAGCAAATATCGATAAAAGAGTAATTCCTGCAAGTAAAGAATTATTTGATTTAATCGAAGAAACTGCAAAAGAAAAAAACATAACAACACATAAAGGAATAGCTCATTCATCTGATGTTTTCTACAGACACGAAAGTCATGATTCATTAGCTTTTGCAGCAAAAAATAACTTAGATGTTGTTGAAATGGAATCATTTGCTTTATTTGCAAATGCCATTGCAACCAATAAACAAGCAGCTTGTTTATTGACAATTTCTGACAGCTTCATTACAAAAGAAGTTACAAGTGCAGAAGAAAGACAAAACAAGTTCATGACAATGGTAGAACTTGCTTTGGAAACAGGCTTAAAAGTAGCAGGATAATCTGTTATTTTTTTATGGAAGGAAAATGCTTTTATGACAATTTTAGCAATTGAATCTAGTTGTGATGAGTTTAGTGTGGCTATTATGGTTGACGGACAAATAAAAGCAAATATAATTTCTTCTCAAATAGAAGATCACACAATTTATGGTGGTGTAATTCCTGAACTTGCCTCAAGATTACACGTGAAAAACTTTGGTTGAGTATTAAGTGCTGCAATTCAAGAAAGTCAAATTACTTTTGAACAAATTGATTGCATAGCATATACTGCAAACCCAGGACTAATTGGTAGTTTAATCGTTGGGAAATTAGTCGCTGAAACTTTGGCTTTGTATTTAAATGTCCCTTTGATGCCCTTGAACCATATTCAAGGGCATATCTATGGAGCAAATATTGAAGAAAAATTTGAATACCCACTACTTGCGTTAGTGGTTAGTGGAGGACACACACAAATTCAATATTTAGAAAAACCCTTAGATTTTAAAATTATTGGTACCACACAAGATGATGCAATTGGGGAATGCTATGATAAAGTAGCTAGAAGTCTGGGATTGGGATATCCAGGCGGACCTAAAATTGACAAATTTGCACAAAACGGTGATGAAAATAAATATGCGTTACCTTTTCCAAAAAACGATTCAAGTTATGATTTTTCATACTCTGGATTAAAAACTGCTAGCTTAAATTTAATTAATAAATTAAAACAAAATGGAGAAGAAATAAATATATCAGATTTTTGTGCAAGTTTTCAAAAAACTGCTGTGGATACAGTTATATCTAAATTAGAAAGAGCTATAAAAGAGTTCAAACCAAAATCAATTACTGTGGCTGGAGGAGTTTCAGCCAATAATTTGATAAGAAAAAAGTTGAATGAACTTGGTTCAATGTATAATATAGACAGAATTGTTATACCAAATATCAAATACTGTACAGACAACGCTGCAATGATGGCAGAACTTTGCAACGAATACTTAAAGATCAAACAAAATGGCTAAAAAAGGGGAGAATAACATGAGATCATTTTTAAGTAAATTAACAACAATTGATGAAAAAGATTTAACAACAAAAGAGAAAAAGATAGTTGAGTATATTAAGGGACATTTAAAAGAAATTGTAGACACAAATATGAAAATCGAAAGAATGGCACAAGAAGCTGGAACAGGTTATAGTGCAATTTACGGACTTTTAAAGAAATTAAACATTAAAGGATTTAGAGATTTTGCAATTTCATTGGCAAACGATGCAGAAAATCAAGAAATCAATGTAGCAAAAGATGATGAAAATGTAGTTTCAGCATACATTAACTTGATTAAACAAAACTATGCATTAATTGAAAAAAGATCAATTTTTGAATCTTTAACTTTATTAAAACAAGCTAAAGGAAATAGAATTTTCTTTTGCTACTGAGAGAACTTACTTTCAGGACCTGCAAGTGAATTGTCAAACTTCTTTTACAAAGAAGGATTCAATGCTCACTTACTAGATAGTGACCAAGAAACATTAAAAGATAGAATTAACACATCTTCAGAAAATGATGTATTTGTATTTTTCACAAGATATGGGAATTCAAAACGCTTAGATAGTTTTATTGAAAACATTGGAGAATCAAACAGAAAAATAATTTATATTTCTGGTAAGGTTCCTTCAAGTGATGTATTAAAATACTTATCTTCAATTCATACTTTAATTGTAGATAACCCAGACCAAACAATGTACAAAGGACACATTTCATATTCAGTGCCTTTTAACTACTTTAATGATTTATTAATGTACCACTTCTTAAACATGGAGGAATAAAAATATAATGAGTAATGAGAATAATATTTATAAATTAAAACCTTTCTTTTCAGAAAGAATTTGAGGAGGAGACAAACTAAAAGAGTTTGGATTTAACATCCCTTCAAACAATATTGGAGAAGCTTGAGTAATTTCAGCCCACGATAACGGAATGGGTTACTTGAACTACAATGGAAAAGAAATTAGTTTAAAAGAATTTTATAAAAACAAGGATGTTTTCAAAGATGATAAAGATGAGTTTCCGTTATTAGTAAAAATAATAACTGCAAACGATTATTTATCAGTTCAAGTTCACCCAGATGATATTTATGCAAAACAAAAACATAATTCATTTGGAAAACCAGAAAGTTGATATGTATTAGATTGTCCAAAAGATGCAAAACTAATATATGGACACAAAGCAAAAACCGTTGAAGAGATAAAAAATGCAATTGATAATAAAGAAATTTTAGATATTTTAGAAGAAGTTGAAGTAAATAAGGGAGACTTCTTATATGTAGAACCTGGAAAAATTCATGCAATTACACCTGGAGTTACTGTTTATGAATTGCAAAGATCTAGTGATATAACTTATAGATTATTTGACTACAACAGAGTTGACGATAAAGGTCAAGAAAGAGAATTGCATATTGAAGATAGTTTGGCAAACATAAAGGTTCCAGACTCTGAACCTTCAATCATTAGAAATGCAAGTGGTTTAATTTTTGAATCAAAATACTTCTCATTATTCTTGCACACAGTTGAAACACCATTTAATTTAAATATTGAAGTTCCTTGAATGCAGTTAACTGTAATTGAAGGACAAGGAAAAATTAATGGAGTAGATTTCGTTTCTGGTGAGTCTGCAATTTACATTAATGAAAGTATGCCAGAAATTTCTGGAGACATTAAAGTGATTATTTCTTGAATAAAATAAAACAACCTTATATAAATCTTTAGATTTATCAGGTTGTTTTTTTTAATCATAAATATTACATTTTTAGTGTTTAAAGTCATTACTTTTATTTATAATAATAAGTAAGTTTAAATAGAAGGGTAAAAGTTATGAGAAAACACCACAAAAAACCCAAACGTACATTGATAAATACGGTTAAAAAGAATTTCAGAAGACTTTATTCAAATCTTGAAAAGCCTTTCAGACCAAGAAATATGAGAAAGAAAAATGTTGAAAAATCACTTAAATCTTACTTAACTACAAATAATATTTGTAAAAAATATTATAAAAGACCACAATTAATGATTAATGATATGGAAAATTTAGAAAGAGTTACATTTCACACAACTGATGGCATAGAACTTGTAGCAAATCTATATACTCCAAATAAAGAAAGTAATAAATGGGTAATTGCTTGTCACTGATTTGCAGGACATAAAAATTGAGCAATTCACCATGCAAAAATATTTACAGAAATGGGATACAATGTAATGGCTTTTGACTTTAGAGGTCATGGAGAATCACAAGAAGATTCTACAACTATGGGAGCAAAAGAACATTTAGATTTAATGGGTGCATTAGATTGATTAAAGAAAAATAGAACTATTGATGAACTTGCTTTAATGGGGACAAGTATGGGAGCGTTCACAGTAAATTACTGTTCTTTAAAATATGCAAAAATATTTAAAGAAGCAAATCTGAAATTTGTAGTTTCAGATTGTACATATGGTAGTTTATTTAGATTACTAATACATGTTAGAGATATTTACTTACGTTTCATACCAAGAAAAAGAGCTAAAAAAATGGTTAATAAAATTATTGCCAAACACAAGAAAGCAGAGCTTGATGTAGATTTTGGAGATGCAAGTATTTTTAGACTGTTAGAAACAGGATATAAACCTGAGTTTCCAACTTTATTCTTACACAGTAAAGATGACAAAGTAACACCTCCATCAGATAGTTATGAATTAATGTTAAAAAGAAAAGCTTATGTTGAAGATGATTATTTAATTTATAACTACTCAACTCACGCTTTAACTATTAAATTCCACTTTAAAACATTTAATTATAAAGTGGGACAATTTATTGCAAAACAAGATGGAACACAAGAGATGTTTGAAAATGTTGTTAGCGAATGAAAATTACTAGAATATGATAAATTAGATGATTTATCAATAAAATTACAATAAAAAAAAGAGGAGCCAATAAAATGGAATTAAAAGAATTATATTCATCATATGAAAAATATGATGGAAAAGAAATTACTATCATAGCAAGAGTTAGAAGTCACAGACAAGGAAAAGCTGTAAACTTTTTAGTTCTAAATGATGGAACAACAATAAACGACATACAAGTTGTTTATAAAAGTGAAATAGAAAAATATGAAGAAGTTTCAAGTGCTAGAGTAAGTAGTATTGTTGAAGTAAGTGGGAAAGTTGTTTTAACTCCTGGAAAACCTCAACCATTTGAAATTAGTGCTTCAAAAATAGAATTATTAGATCAAGCAATTGAAAACTATCCTTTACAAAAAAAAGAACACTCACCAGAGTTTTTAAGAGAAATAGCTCACTTAAGAGCAAGAACAAAAACATTTCAATCAATTTTTAGAATTAGAAGTGCTGCTGCATTTGCAATTCACGAGTTCTTTAACCAAAACAACTTTATCTATGTTCATACACCAATTTTGACAGAAAACGATGCAGAAGGGGCTGGAGAAACTTTTGTAGTTACAACAAGAACTGATGCCAACTATGAAGAAGACTTCTTTGGTAAAAAAGCAGCACTTACAGTTTCTGGACAATTAAATGCAGAATCATTTGCACAAGCATTTAAAAAAGTATATACATTTGGTCCTACTTTTAGAGCTGAAAACTCATATACTTCAAGACATGCTGCAGAATTTTGAATGATTGAACCAGAAGTTGCTTTTGCAGATTTAAAAGATAACATTGAACTAATTGAAAAAATGGTAAAACACATTGTTAACTATTTATTTAAAAACAACATGGATGAATTAAACTTCTGTGCTCAAAACCTAGAAGAAGGTCTAATTGAAAAACTAAAAACAATTATAGAAAACGATTTTGCAATAACTCCTTATGAAGAAGCTATTGAAATACTTAAAAAAGCAGTTGCTGATGGAGTAGATTTTGAAGAAAAAAACATTGAATTTGGTTTAGATTTAGGAACAGAACATGAAAGATACTTGTGTGAAGTTGTAAACAAAAAACCTACTTTTGTTACTAACTATCCAAAAGAAATCAAAGCTTTCTATATGAAGCAAAATGAAGATGGAAAAACTGTGGCAGCTGTTGACCTACTAGTTCCTGGAATTGGAGAGTTGGTTGGTGGAAGCCAAAGAGAAGATGATTATGAAAAATTAATCACAAGATGTAAAGAAATGAACATTGATCCAGAAGAATTATGATGATACAACGATTTAAGACAATATGGATACTATAAATCAGCTGGATTTGGTTTAGGTTTTGAAAGATTAATTATGTATGTAACAGGAGCTGCAAACATAAGAGACGTATTACCTTTCCCAAGAACACCAAAAAACTTATTATTCTAAAAACACGAAAGTGTTTTTTTATTTTTGTGTATTAAATTTATTTAAAGCAAAGAAAAAGCTATATAATAAGCAATTATGGCTTGGGTTTTTTAAATTGATTTATTTGCCTTAAACAAGAATTATAGTGTAAAATAAATATGATGCAAAAAATAGGAGGATACAAAATGTTACTATCATTTGTTGTTGTCTCTCAAGACACAAACAGTTCTTTTGAAAAAACAATAGACAGTATATATGCTCAAACAGATAATGACTATGAAGTTATCATAGTTTCTGATAAGAGTATGGCTGATAATGCAAAAGAAGTGTATGGAAGAGACAAATTCTGAAATAACAACAACGTAAAATTAGTGCTAAATAATTCCATCCAAGGTTTATCTGTTTCTTGAAATACAGCTATTGATTTAGCTGAAGGGAAATACATTAAATTTGTAAACCAAGGAGATTCAATAAAACCAAATTATGTTGAAGAAATGAAAAAAACTGTAGAAAAATTCAAATCTGATGAAATTGATATTATTGAATATGATGTTCAACTTGTTGGGTTAACAAACACAACCATAGAGACTTATTTAGAAAAAGATAATGTATATGAATTGGCAAATTGTTACGATCCATATGCTTATACAAATTCAATCTTATTTAATAAAGTATTTAGAACAAAATTATTACAAGATTTTGGATTTAAATTTAGAAGATTTGTAAGATTTGACATGTTATTTATCTATAAAGTATTGGGACAAACAGATAAATTCTTATATAGAAGTGGTGAACCTCTTGAAGAGGTAATGGTAGCACCAGTTCAATATTCAGCTTTTGACCTTGTAAATCAATGAACTCACATTCTGAACTATTACAGAAGAATTGCTAAATTTAAAGATCTAAAAGATTACTTGAATTATGCATATTACAAAACAATGGTTCATATTTGATTATGAATGATCAAACACTACGATAACAAATTGCTATTGAAAAAAGCTTCAAGTTTCGTTGAAAGAAAGTTTGCTGAAAAACAAGAAGATTTTGTTGCAGAAAACAAAGTTTTCAAACAACAAAAAGATGCTAGATTTACAGAAATTTGTACAAACTTTAGTAAGTATATAAAAGATATGTACAAATTAGCTAAATAAGAGGAGTCTTAAAGTGTCAAAATTAAACACACAAGAAAATTTTGATAATATATCAAACTCTTTGCAAGAGTGGAATAAGCCACACTTGGGAAGAGTTTTTTTTGCTAGACTTTTTGATACCATATTAGCATCAATTCCAATGATAATTCTAATAGCTTTATATAGAGCTAGTAATTGACAAAGTGCTTTGATAATTACAAGTGTAAATTTAACTACCTTATTTCTATGCTTTGTATTATTACCATATTTTTTAAAGGGAAATACTTTGGGTAAATTAATGTTAAATTTAAGACTGGTTAAAAAAGATGATAGTAAAGTTACTTTTTGAAATATTTTAGCAAGAGAAATATACTATGTTTTCATTCCTGTTTTCATTCAATTAATTTCACAAATATTAATTATTGTAATATTTGTGAAATTAAATTCAGACAATAGTGATGAGTTAAAAGGAAAAGAACCTTTAACTCTATTACAAAATTTAAGTTATTTATTATATACATGTTGATATTTATATATTTGTTTAACAATAGCACTTCAAAAAGAAAATCAATCATCAATTGATCACAAAATGAAATTGTGAGTAAGACATGTGGTTAAAATAGATGCAAATCTTGTTAAAGTTAAAGAAGAAAAACCACATGTCCACTTAAAAGAAAATAGACCTGGTTTGATAGATATCGAACAAATTGATGAATTATTTGAAGATGAATAATCTTTAAAAATATTTTTTTAAAGCAATAATATTGTTATTATTAATAAGTTATATAAGGAGAAAAAGTTTTGAGCGATTTATTACATGGATTAAATGATAGACAAGTTGATAGTGTAATTACAACTGATGTACCGTTAAGAATTATAGCTGGTGCTGGTAGTGGTAAAACAAAAGTAATTACAACTAAAATTGCCTATTTAATTGAAAAAGAAGGATACAATCCTAATAAAGTTTTAGCAGTTACTTTTACAAATAAAGCTGCAAATGAAATGAAAGATAGAATTCAAAAGAATTCTAATGGTGCTTATAGAACTCCTTTCATTATGACTTTTCACTCATTTTGTGTAAGAGTGTTAAGAGAAGATTTTGCACACGCAAATCTAAGACAAGATTTTACAATCATTGATACAACAGACCAAACAAAAATTGTAAGAAAAATTCTTAAAAATCTTAATATGGATGATACTAAAAATAAACCAGAGAAAAAAATCATTTCAAAAATTAGTGGTTGAAAATCAAAATTTATGACTTGACAAGAAGCTGAACAAGAATCTTATTCTCCAGTTGATAAAAAATTTGCAAAAGTTTATAGAGATTATATTGCATACCTTGAAGAAAGAGGTTTTGTTGACTTTGATGATTTAATTTTGAAAGTTCACCAATTATTTAAAAATGTAATTGAAGTTAGAAATAAATGAATTTCTAGATTCGATTATATTATGGTAGATGAGTTTCAAGATACAAATGATACTCAATTCGATTTAATTAAATGACTTACAAATAACAGGGGTTGTTTGACAGTTGTTGGAGATCCTGACCAAACTATTTATTCTTGGAGAGGAGCTAAAGTAAATATTATTTTAAACTTTGAAAAAGAATTTAAAAATGCAAGAACGGTAATGTTAACTCAAAACTATCGTTCTACAAAACCTATTTTAGATTTAGCAAATAACTTTATTGATAATAATAAAAATAGAGAAAAGAAAGACATCTTTACTGAAAAACTTGAAGGTGAAAAAGTTTCTCTAAAAGAGGCAAACTCAAGAAATTTTGAAGCTAAATATGTAGCTTTAAAAATTAAAGAATT includes these proteins:
- a CDS encoding glycosyltransferase family 2 protein, whose protein sequence is MLLSFVVVSQDTNSSFEKTIDSIYAQTDNDYEVIIVSDKSMADNAKEVYGRDKFWNNNNVKLVLNNSIQGLSVSWNTAIDLAEGKYIKFVNQGDSIKPNYVEEMKKTVEKFKSDEIDIIEYDVQLVGLTNTTIETYLEKDNVYELANCYDPYAYTNSILFNKVFRTKLLQDFGFKFRRFVRFDMLFIYKVLGQTDKFLYRSGEPLEEVMVAPVQYSAFDLVNQWTHILNYYRRIAKFKDLKDYLNYAYYKTMVHIWLWMIKHYDNKLLLKKASSFVERKFAEKQEDFVAENKVFKQQKDARFTEICTNFSKYIKDMYKLAK
- the asnS gene encoding asparagine--tRNA ligase; this encodes MELKELYSSYEKYDGKEITIIARVRSHRQGKAVNFLVLNDGTTINDIQVVYKSEIEKYEEVSSARVSSIVEVSGKVVLTPGKPQPFEISASKIELLDQAIENYPLQKKEHSPEFLREIAHLRARTKTFQSIFRIRSAAAFAIHEFFNQNNFIYVHTPILTENDAEGAGETFVVTTRTDANYEEDFFGKKAALTVSGQLNAESFAQAFKKVYTFGPTFRAENSYTSRHAAEFWMIEPEVAFADLKDNIELIEKMVKHIVNYLFKNNMDELNFCAQNLEEGLIEKLKTIIENDFAITPYEEAIEILKKAVADGVDFEEKNIEFGLDLGTEHERYLCEVVNKKPTFVTNYPKEIKAFYMKQNEDGKTVAAVDLLVPGIGELVGGSQREDDYEKLITRCKEMNIDPEELWWYNDLRQYGYYKSAGFGLGFERLIMYVTGAANIRDVLPFPRTPKNLLF
- a CDS encoding type I phosphomannose isomerase catalytic subunit, with protein sequence MSNENNIYKLKPFFSERIWGGDKLKEFGFNIPSNNIGEAWVISAHDNGMGYLNYNGKEISLKEFYKNKDVFKDDKDEFPLLVKIITANDYLSVQVHPDDIYAKQKHNSFGKPESWYVLDCPKDAKLIYGHKAKTVEEIKNAIDNKEILDILEEVEVNKGDFLYVEPGKIHAITPGVTVYELQRSSDITYRLFDYNRVDDKGQERELHIEDSLANIKVPDSEPSIIRNASGLIFESKYFSLFLHTVETPFNLNIEVPWMQLTVIEGQGKINGVDFVSGESAIYINESMPEISGDIKVIISWIK
- a CDS encoding MurR/RpiR family transcriptional regulator; the encoded protein is MRSFLSKLTTIDEKDLTTKEKKIVEYIKGHLKEIVDTNMKIERMAQEAGTGYSAIYGLLKKLNIKGFRDFAISLANDAENQEINVAKDDENVVSAYINLIKQNYALIEKRSIFESLTLLKQAKGNRIFFCYWENLLSGPASELSNFFYKEGFNAHLLDSDQETLKDRINTSSENDVFVFFTRYGNSKRLDSFIENIGESNRKIIYISGKVPSSDVLKYLSSIHTLIVDNPDQTMYKGHISYSVPFNYFNDLLMYHFLNMEE
- a CDS encoding RDD family protein, whose product is MSKLNTQENFDNISNSLQEWNKPHLGRVFFARLFDTILASIPMIILIALYRASNWQSALIITSVNLTTLFLCFVLLPYFLKGNTLGKLMLNLRLVKKDDSKVTFWNILAREIYYVFIPVFIQLISQILIIVIFVKLNSDNSDELKGKEPLTLLQNLSYLLYTCWYLYICLTIALQKENQSSIDHKMKLWVRHVVKIDANLVKVKEEKPHVHLKENRPGLIDIEQIDELFEDE
- the tsaD gene encoding tRNA (adenosine(37)-N6)-threonylcarbamoyltransferase complex transferase subunit TsaD codes for the protein MTILAIESSCDEFSVAIMVDGQIKANIISSQIEDHTIYGGVIPELASRLHVKNFGWVLSAAIQESQITFEQIDCIAYTANPGLIGSLIVGKLVAETLALYLNVPLMPLNHIQGHIYGANIEEKFEYPLLALVVSGGHTQIQYLEKPLDFKIIGTTQDDAIGECYDKVARSLGLGYPGGPKIDKFAQNGDENKYALPFPKNDSSYDFSYSGLKTASLNLINKLKQNGEEINISDFCASFQKTAVDTVISKLERAIKEFKPKSITVAGGVSANNLIRKKLNELGSMYNIDRIVIPNIKYCTDNAAMMAELCNEYLKIKQNG
- a CDS encoding alpha/beta hydrolase produces the protein MRKHHKKPKRTLINTVKKNFRRLYSNLEKPFRPRNMRKKNVEKSLKSYLTTNNICKKYYKRPQLMINDMENLERVTFHTTDGIELVANLYTPNKESNKWVIACHWFAGHKNWAIHHAKIFTEMGYNVMAFDFRGHGESQEDSTTMGAKEHLDLMGALDWLKKNRTIDELALMGTSMGAFTVNYCSLKYAKIFKEANLKFVVSDCTYGSLFRLLIHVRDIYLRFIPRKRAKKMVNKIIAKHKKAELDVDFGDASIFRLLETGYKPEFPTLFLHSKDDKVTPPSDSYELMLKRKAYVEDDYLIYNYSTHALTIKFHFKTFNYKVGQFIAKQDGTQEMFENVVSEWKLLEYDKLDDLSIKLQ
- the deoD gene encoding purine-nucleoside phosphorylase — translated: MTPHIEAKKEDIAKVVLMPGDPLRAKKIAETYLEDVKLVNEVRNMFMYTGTYKGKKITIAGSGMGCPSIGIYSYELFKFYDVDSIIRIGSAGSYKEGINVYDVYNVQECFGESDFAKLAANIDKRVIPASKELFDLIEETAKEKNITTHKGIAHSSDVFYRHESHDSLAFAAKNNLDVVEMESFALFANAIATNKQAACLLTISDSFITKEVTSAEERQNKFMTMVELALETGLKVAG